One window of Manihot esculenta cultivar AM560-2 chromosome 17, M.esculenta_v8, whole genome shotgun sequence genomic DNA carries:
- the LOC110605575 gene encoding putative cyclin-D6-1: MDFDLENPLTSLKEHQFDTIPDLFASETDHMPSRNLLKCLKTCDFYSSFRQEAISLVLQTQYSCNFEPFLAYLAINYVDRFISKQEIPRGKPWVLRLLVISCLSLAAKMKNTHFSLSNLQREESFIFDMQTINRMELLILDALNWRMRSITPFSFMHFFISSFELKDPALTQALKDRATEILFQAHNEKKLLEFKPSIIAASALLVSSHELFPLQFPSFRCSISSCECVNRDQLLKCFNAIQEKVEMVWYESMIDTVSSTRTPLSVLDRHCIKSESETTSVAATALPEKREIKRRKTIG; this comes from the exons ATGGATTTCGATCTTGAAAATCCATTGACAAGCTTGAAAGAACACCAATTTGATACTATCCCAGATCTCTTTGCCTCTGAAACTGACCATATGCCTTCAAGAAACTTGTTAAAATGCTTGAAAACTTGTGACTTCTATTCCTCTTTTCGTCAAGAAGCTATTTCTCTTGTTTTACAG ACACAGTATTCTTGCAACTTCGAGCCTTTTCTTGCTTACCTTGCCATTAATTACGTGGATCGTTTCATATCCAAGCAAGAAATTCCG CGAGGAAAGCCATGGGTTCTGCGGCTTCTCGTAATATCTTGCCTTTCTCTGGCAGCGAAGATGAAGAACACCCATTTTTCACTCTCTAACTTACAG AGGGAAGAAAGTTTCATCTTCGACATGCAAACGATTAATCGAATGGAGCTTCTAATCCTTGATGCTCTGAATTGGCGAATGAGATCCATAACACCTTTCTCTTTCATGCATTTCTTCATTTCTTCATTTGAACTCAAAGATCCAGCATTAACACAAGCGTTAAAAGATCGAGCTACAGAGATTCTTTTTCAAGCTCATAATG AAAAAAAGTTACTAGAGTTCAAGCCATCAATTATTGCAGCATCAGCTCTTCTTGTATCTTCCCATGAATTATTCCCATTGCAATTTCCTTCTTTCAGATGTTCAATTTCTTCTTGTGAATGTGTAAATAGA GACCAGCTGCTAAAATGCTTTAATGCTATACAAGAAAAGGTGGAAATGGTATGGTACGAGTCAATGATAGATACAGTTTCGAGCACAAGAACCCCATTGAGCGTCCTGGACAGGCATTGTATCAAATCAGAAAGTGAGACTACAAGCGTCGCTGCCACTGCATTGCCAGAGAAGAGAGAAATCAAGCGGCGGAAAACTATTGGCTAA
- the LOC110604423 gene encoding transcription factor MYB4-like → MRAPNSDQIPLKKGTWSPEEDHKLIAYINRYGIWNWTQMPKAAGLSRSGKSCRLRWINYLRSNIRHGNFTKQEEETIINLHEMLGNGWSAIAARLPGRTDNEIKN, encoded by the exons ATGCGAGCTCCAAATTCTGATCAAATACCATTGAAAAAAGGCACTTGGAGTCCTGAAGAAGATCACAAGTTGATAGCTTATATTAACAGATATGGCATTTGGAACTGGACTCAGATGCCAAAAGCTGCAG GTTTGTCGAGATCGGGAAAGAGTTGCAGGCTTCGTTGGATAAATTACTTGAGGTCGAATATACGGCATGGAAACTTCACTAAGCAAGAAGAGGAAACCATAATCAATCTGCATGAAATGCTGGGAAATGG ATGGTCAGCAATTGCAGCAAGACTGCCTGGAAGAACAGACAATGAAATAAAGAATTAG